From Pandoraea vervacti, the proteins below share one genomic window:
- the petA gene encoding ubiquinol-cytochrome c reductase iron-sulfur subunit, with amino-acid sequence MSNNQKRAVDSNRRNLLIATSVAGGVGGVATLVPFVSSLEPSERAKAGGAPVEADISGLKPGEKMTVSWRGLPVWIVRRTPEELASLSKVTAELADPDSKETFSYPMPDYAKNEFRTRVEHKDLLVVVGVCTHLGCIPSGPYQAKTLPALGNDPGFLCPCHGSTYDMSGRVFKNKPAPKNLDVPRFMFVSDTKIVIGKDEKGEA; translated from the coding sequence ATGAGTAACAATCAGAAACGTGCCGTCGACAGCAACCGCCGGAACCTGCTGATTGCAACGTCCGTAGCTGGAGGCGTAGGCGGCGTTGCAACACTCGTTCCTTTCGTCAGTTCCCTCGAACCCTCAGAGCGCGCCAAGGCTGGCGGAGCGCCGGTCGAAGCCGACATCAGCGGCCTGAAGCCGGGCGAGAAGATGACCGTGTCCTGGCGCGGCCTTCCCGTGTGGATCGTACGCCGCACGCCGGAGGAATTGGCTTCGCTGTCCAAAGTGACCGCCGAGCTGGCCGATCCGGACTCCAAGGAAACGTTTTCCTATCCGATGCCCGACTACGCCAAGAACGAGTTTCGTACGCGTGTCGAGCATAAGGACCTGCTGGTGGTGGTGGGCGTCTGCACCCACCTGGGCTGCATTCCTTCCGGGCCTTATCAGGCGAAGACGTTGCCTGCGCTCGGCAACGATCCGGGCTTCCTGTGCCCGTGCCACGGCTCGACCTACGATATGTCCGGTCGCGTCTTCAAGAACAAGCCGGCGCCAAAGAATCTCGACGTTCCTCGTTTCATGTTCGTGAGCGACACCAAGATCGTGATCGGTAAAGACGAAAAAGGAGAAGCGTAA